In Chanodichthys erythropterus isolate Z2021 chromosome 11, ASM2448905v1, whole genome shotgun sequence, a single window of DNA contains:
- the sstr1b gene encoding somatostatin receptor type 1, giving the protein MAELAGYNGSESFIFSTGFPSNSTGDYDYYEPEPDVSKIIIPSIYALVCCVGVTGNAMVIYVILKYAKMKTATNIYILNLAIADELFMLSVPFLATSAAVHHWPFGSLMCRLVLSVDGINMFTSIFCLTVLSVDRYIAVVHPIKAARYRRPTVAKVVNVCVWGLSLLVILPIIIFADTVPAQDGGVDCNFLWPEASWSEAFVVYTFLLGFLLPVAAICMCYCLIVVRMRAVGLKAGWLQRRRSEKKITRMVLLVVAVFVLCWMPFYIVQLISVFRKPPDPMVTQLFVILSYANSGANPILYGFVSDNFRRSFQRIICFRWLENGLDAEQVDYCAVALRRQTTCGPQDFPKECLASDMVFRNGTCTSRTTTL; this is encoded by the coding sequence ATGGCTGAACTTGCTGGATACAATGGCAGCGAGAGCTTCATTTTCTCAACGGGTTTCCCTTCTAACTCTACTGGTGACTATGACTATTATGAACCTGAACCTGATGTTAGCAAGATCATCATCCCCTCCATCTATGCACTAGTGTGCTGTGTCGGTGTCACAGGAAACGCCATGGTCATCTACGTCATTCTCAAGTATGCCAAGATGAAGACGGCCACCAACATCTACATTCTCAATCTTGCCATTGCGGATGAACTCTTCATGTTGAGCGTCCCGTTCCTGGCGACCTCGGCCGCAGTGCATCACTGGCCGTTTGGCTCGCTCATGTGTCGATTGGTTCTCAGCGTGGACGGCATCAACATGTTCACGAGCATTTTCTGCCTGACCGTGCTGAGTGTGGACCGCTACATCGCCGTGGTGCACCCTATCAAAGCGGCTCGCTACCGTCGTCCGACTGTCGCAAAAGTGGTCAACGTTTGCGTGTGGGGACTTTCACTGCTTGTTATTCTGCCCATCATCATTTTTGCGGACACTGTTCCGGCACAGGATGGTGGAGTGGACTGCAACTTTCTATGGCCGGAGGCTTCATGGTCAGAAGCATTTGTGGTCTACACATTTCTACTAGGTTTTTTGCTCCCAGTGGCAGCCATCTGCATGTGCTACTGCTTGATTGTGGTGCGCATGCGGGCGGTGGGCCTCAAAGCGGGCTGGCTACAGCGACGGCGCTCTGAAAAGAAGATCACACGTATGGTGTTGCTGGTGGTCGCCGTTTTCGTGCTCTGCTGGATGCCGTTTTATATTGTGCAGCTGATCAGCGTGTTCCGCAAACCGCCGGACCCCATGGTGACTCAGCTATTTGTCATTCTGAGCTACGCTAACAGTGGCGCCAACCCCATTCTCTATGGATTTGTGTCCGACAACTTCCGCCGCTCGTTCCAGCGTATCATCTGCTTCCGCTGGTTGGAGAATGGGCTGGATGCTGAGCAGGTGGACTATTGTGCTGTGGCCCTACGGCGTCAGACCACATGTGGCCCACAGGACTTTCCAAAGGAGTGTTTAGCCTCGGACATGGTGTTTCGTAATGGAACCTGCACGTCTCGTACAACCACTCTGTGA